The Castor canadensis chromosome X, mCasCan1.hap1v2, whole genome shotgun sequence genome includes a region encoding these proteins:
- the Tex13d gene encoding testis-expressed protein 13D, producing MAVDFGDQASGFRHFEVIQFINNEILTNGGGPEFYVAFSSRPWTEVEDQLCTILADPQVSRALKRSCAWSSLALGVRMIVRQREKQVRRVRRLQDKVEEHDIASWALVSKLQELREERDEAVAQLRFTQAALRQAIDEREVLRHKLHRANRSAQIIPLAQDIVPTTQAEQLGAGVVLLHAEQQTDMGGLQAVGGIGVMDIYGRQYFQAQIPAPTAVVYIPGPSSSWVPTMKTPHPIPIPNPLTLHPSFPVNIPFLPPQPPAVLMEAATGVFPLHIPPMGIYPPGPWAVSGFQREMAPQWDQTCYIPVEQSEILQGSSLLGDHRNLGQEEGSESLQKMLSLGNRWSHIQEEEPQKPQGMDLLGESGLHNQEDQERPQGLDPLGSTRSQGQEEGPEMAQGLHPLRLRRSHSRERVEIVQGMAALDLSRRHSLEEGAESAQGMAAPVFSRNHNQEKGSERLQETPFWESRSQAVSPKKMQLQRKKFKKPQGKKTSESQSASHYSQENWFCPWCKAINFSWRTFCYKCKRVYMPVESGDVDSGHTH from the coding sequence ATGGCGGTGGACTTTGGGGACCAGGCCAGTGGCTTCCGCCATTTTGAGGTGATCCAGTTTATTAACAATGAGATCCTTACCAACGGCGGTGGACCGGAGTTCTATGTGGCCTTCAGCTCGCGGCCCTGGACTGAGGTAGAGGACCAGCTTTGTACCATCTTGGCAGACCCACAGGTGTCACGTGCCCTCAAGAGGTCCTGTGCCTGGAGCAGCCTAGCTTTGGGTGTGCGAATGATTGTGAGGCAGCGCGAGAAGCAGGTGCGAAGGGTCCGGCGGCTGCAGGACAAGGTGGAGGAGCACGATATCGCTTCCTGGGCTCTGGTCTCAAAGCTGCAAGAGTTGCGGGAGGAGAGAGATGAGGCGGTTGCGCAGCTGCGTTTTACACAGGCTGCACTACGGCAGGCAATAGATGAGCGAGAAGTGCTTCGCCATAAGCTGCACCGTGCTAACAGGTCGGCACAAATCATCCCACTGGCCCAAGATATAGTGCCTACCACTCAAGCCGAGCAGCTTGGGGCTGGAGTAGTGCTCCTACATGCAGAGCAGCAGACAGATATGGGGGGTCTGCAGGCTGTGGGGGGTATTGGGGTCATGGACATCTATGGCAGGCAGTATTTCCAGGCCCAGATACCAGCCCCAACAGCTGTTGTTTACATACCAGGACCCTCAAGTTCCTGGGTTCCAACCATGAAAACCCCTCATCCAATCCCGATACCAAACCCACTTACATTACATCCATCATTCCCAGTGAATATTCCATTTTTGCCACCTCAACCACCTGCGGTACTCATGGAAGCTGCAACAGGAGTATTCCCACTGCACATCCCTCCTATGGGGATATACCCACCTGGCCCATGGGCTGTATCGGGCTTCCAAAGGGAGATGGCTCCTCAGTGGGACCAGACATGCTACATTCCAGTGGAACAATCTGAGATCCTGCAGGGGTCCAGCCTCCTGGGAGATCACAGAAACCTAGGCCAGGAAGAAGGTTCAGAGAGCCTCCAGAAAATGCTCTCCCTGGGGAACAGATGGAGCCATATCCAGGAAGAAGAGCCACAGAAACCCCAGGGAATGGATCTCCTTGGGGAAAGTGGGCTACACAACCAAGAAGATCAAGAGAGACCCCAGGGGTTGGATCCCCTGGGCAGCACCAGAAGCCAAGGTCAGGAAGAAGGTCCAGAGATGGCTCAAGGATTGCACCCCCTGAGGTTAAGAAGGAGCCACAGCAGGGAAAGAGTAGAGATTGTCCAGGGCATGGCAGCCCTTGATCTAAGCAGGAGGCATAGCTTGGAGGAAGGTGCAGAGAGTGCTCAGGGGATGGCAGCTCCAGTGTTCAGCAGGAACCACAATCAAGAAaaaggctcagagaggctccAGGAAACCCCTTTCTGGGAGAGCAGGAGCCAAGCTGTGAGTCCAAAGAAAATGCAACTTCAGAGGAAGAAGTTCAAGAAACCACAAGGGAAAAAAACCTCAGAATCCCAGTCTGCCTCACACTACAGTCAAGAGAATTGGTTCTGCCCATGGTGTAAAGCAATAAATTTTTCGTGGCGCACGTTCTGCTATAAATGCAAGAGAGTATATATGCCAGTTGAGAGTGGAGATGTTGACTCAGGACACACTCACTGA